A genome region from Astyanax mexicanus isolate ESR-SI-001 chromosome 19, AstMex3_surface, whole genome shotgun sequence includes the following:
- the pheta2 gene encoding sesquipedalian-1: protein MKIHKKILTHYLSCTSPVDKEGYLYKKRERNTSYLRRWFVLKGNLLFYQERPADRSLLGVIVLEGCVVQAGDPDGLFSFSLVFTGPGLRTYRLAAEDHLTQESWISALLTASHIYISLLVKDLERLYKEAKQEKSLAGSSPSSVTGSCVRASSTAMAFNTGPPFFFQRPPALPREKRSYSASSALQSPAVHTPVRTTNKRSPKLWPKRNAHVTPLNGPAPPHGEWPLMCFDPLEEFSKLHEYYGNEVKQLRADWLKSKRLEEGHVEEDLIDLG, encoded by the exons ATGAAGATCCATAAGAAGATTCTGACACACTACCTGTCCTGTACTTCACCTGTTGATAAAGAGGGTTATCTGTACAAAAAG AGAGAGCGGAACACCTCATACCTGCGTCGCTGGTTCGTACTGAAGGGGAACCTGCTGTTCTATCAGGAGCGTCCTGCTGACCGCAGTCTCCTGGGGGTCATCGTTCTGGAGGGCTGCGTGGTGCAGGCCGGAGATCCAGACGgactgttctctttctctttagtGTTCACTGGACCAGGCCTGAGAACCTACAGACTCGCTGCAGAAGACCACCTGACCCAGGAGAGCTGGATCAGCGCCTTACTGACCGCCAGCCACATCTACATCTCCCTGCTGGTTAAAGATCTAGAGAGACTTTACAAAG AAGCTAAGCAGGAGAAAAGTCTCGCTGGCTCCTCCCCCTCCTCAGTGACTGGGTCATGCGTTAGGGCCTCCAGCACTGCCATGGCCTTCAACACGGGCCCACCTTTCTTCTTCCAGAGACCCCCAGCGTTACCCAGAGAGAAGAGAAGCTACAGCGCCAGTTCTGCCCTGCAGAGTCCAGCCGTCCACACCCCCGTCAGAACCACCAACAAGAGATCCCCCAAACTCTGGCCCAAGAGGAACGCCCACGTCACGCCTCTCAACGGCCCCGCCCCTCCACACGGGGAGTGGCCTTTAATGTGCTTTGATCCACTGGAGGAATTCAGTAAACTGCATGAGTATTATGGAAATGAAGTCAAGCAgctgagagctgattggctgaagagTAAACGGTTGGAGGAGGGGCATGTTGAAGAGGATCTGATTGATTTAGgataa
- the LOC103045495 gene encoding TBC1 domain family member 10B yields MAEVSTLTPSPPAMTEQPVSSHPLPSESPKTTPIPKSALYGDRAVMGNPTLPAGLRETAISLSSSVEVTLNSAQGSSPSAAASQSTDVPMEADAATCLEIETSGASNEPLNEHSGEHEPEGTVKEQQMPSSPGHNPSANPHPSASANNPTTSADAPPHYPPPPVPTASENTENIENPSNPNATVPDPQPEGNKMPLEAQQPTTMKQPDQNPNHTLCQDPQPNTSSPKTLPEPPFTPSKIEPPSLIIPDSIPSLALPSVYARPAPDTLSYLESASLMSGTLESLSGLGEDGSSVGSDSEINGQVFRRTDKYGFLGGAQYTDTLEKDVSVEVARHREMKWLDMFQSWDKWISRRFPKVKLRCRKGIPSSLRARAWQLLSSSEDLLKSNPGKFEELEREQGDPKWLDIIEKDLHRQFPFHEMFAARGGHGQQDLYRILKAYTIYRPDEGYCQAQAPVAAVLLMHMPAEQAFWCLVQICERYLPGYYSAGLEAIQLDGEIFFSLLRRVCPMAYRHLKKFKIDPILYMTEWFMCIFSRTLPWASVLRVWDMFFCEGVKIVFRVGLVLLKQMLGSVDKLRELQGMYETMERLRNIPPESIREDLLVQEVITLPVTEALIERECSVQVRKWRESRGELTHQPGRRLHGTRAIHELKRRAASISSGGSLSFLGSYVPPPGPLRASSSLLSLPGFRKSKTPFSQAKKGSFSGASGQEAFSLQGCAGGMSTVSSPPLTGASRPPLSTTAAPPGSAVTARPLVHHGPSPLASKPGSAAATAASPAPGTSPGAPAPQPGPAASTHSNTPTPNTPNTLQPAPKVVSEQVTPTIPSPMAVNAPLPPCTVEDEGKNKKKKSKEDKKKEKEEEKQKLKDKKEREKQEKERVKKEKERSEKEKKKEKGGKKKEKDKEKGGGPEPEEKNGAAASKDS; encoded by the exons ATGGCTGAGGTTTCTACCCTCACCCCGTCACCTCCAGCCATGACGGAGCAGCCGGTCTCCTCTCATCCTCTTCCTTCAGAGTCCCCTAAAACTACCCCCATCCCCAAATCCGCTCTGTACGGGGACAGGGCCGTGATGGGCAACCCCACCTTACCGGCAGGACTTAGAGAGACCGCCATTTCTCTGTCGTCCTCTGTGGAGGTCACTCTCAATTCTGCCCAAGGCAGCTCACCTTCAGCAGCAGCTTCACAGAGCACTGATGTTCCGATGGAGGCAGACGCAGCAACATGTTTAGAGATAGAAACATCGGGAGCTTCCAATGAGCCTTTAAATGAGCACAGTGGTGAACATGAACCCGAAGGCACAGTAAAAGAACAGCAGATGCCGTCTTCTCCAGGACATAATCCCAGTGCTAATCCCCACCCCAGTGCTTCAGCTAATAATCCAACAACTTCAGCAGACGCCCCTCCTCATTATCCTCCACCTCCTGTACCCACAGCTTCAGAAAATACAGAGAACATAGAAAACCCCTCAAATCCCAACGCCACAGTCCCAGACCCGCAACCAGAGGGCAATAAAATGCCTTTAGAAGCACAACAGCCAACAACAATGAAGCAGCCAGATCAGAACCCAAACCACACTCTGTGTCAAGATCCTCAACCCAACACTTCAAGCCCCAAAACCCTTCCCGAGCCTCCCTTCACCCCCTCCAAGATTGAGCCTCCGTCACTGATCATACCTGATTCAATTCCCTCTCTCGCCCTGCCCTCCGTTTACGCCCGGCCCGCCCCTGACACGCTCAGCTACCTAGAGTCAGCTAGTCTGATGTCCGGAACACTGGAGTCCCTGTCTGGCCTGGGGGAGGACGGCAGCTCTGTGGGTTCAGATTCTGAGATCAACGGACAGGTCTTCAGGCGAACGGATAAATACGGCTTTCTGGGAGGAGCACAGTACACCGATACCCT CGAGAAGGACGTCAGCGTGGAAGTGGCGAGGCACCGGGAGATGAAGTGGTTGGACATGTTTCAAAGCTGGGACAAATGGATCTCCCGACGCTTCCCTAAG GTGAAATTGCGGTGTCGTAAGGGCATCCCCTCCTCTCTCAGAGCAAGAGCCTGGCAACTTCTGTCCAGTAGCGAGGATCTACTGAAGTCCAACCCTGGCAAGTTTGAG GAGCTGGAGAGAGAGCAAGGTGATCCCAAGTGGCTGGATATCATAGAGAAAGACCTGCACAGACAGTTTCCTTTCCATGAGATGTTCGCCGCACGAGGGGGCCACGG TCAGCAGGATCTGTACCGTATACTAAAGGCCTACACCATCTATCGACCTGATGAAGGCTATTGCCAGGCTCAGGCTCCGGTGGCTGCAGTGCTGCTAATGCACATGCCAGCAGAG CAAGCCTTTTGGTGTCTAGTGCAGATATGTGAGAGATACCTGCCTGGCTACTACAGTGCTGGTCTG GAGGCGATTCAGCTGGATGGAGAAATATTCTTCTCTCTGTTGAGGCGAGTGTGTCCCATGGCTTACCGTCATCTGAAAAAGTTTAAGATCGACCCCATCCTGTACATGACGGAGTGGTTCATGTGTATCTTCTCACGCACGCTGCCCTGGGCCAGTGTTCTCCGAGTCTGGGACATGTTCTTCTGCGAGG gGGTGAAGATTGTGTTTCGTGTGGGGCTGGTGCTGCTGAAGCAGATGTTGGGTTCAGTGGATAAACTGCGGGAGCTGCAGGGCATGTATGAAACGATGGAGCGCCTCCGGAACATACCACCAGAATCCATCAGAGAAGATTTACTGGTTCAAGAG GTGATCACTCTCCCGGTGACGGAGGCCCTGATCGAGCGAGAGTGCAGCGTTCAGGTGCGGAAGTGGCGCGAGTCTCGAGGTGAGCTAACCCACCAGCCCGGCCGCCGGCTCCACGGTACGAGGGCCATCCACGAGCTGAAGCGACGTGCGGCCTCCATTAGTTCTGGTGGCAGCCTGTCGTTTCTGGGCAGTTACGTGCCGCCCCCCGGACCCCTGCGTGCTTCCTCAAGCCTGCTGTCTCTGCCAGGCTTCCGCAAGTCCAAAACACCCTTCTCTCAGGCCAAGAAGGGCTCTTTTTCAGGAGCTTCTGGCCAGGAGGCCTTTTCTCTGCAGGGTTGTGCAGGTGGAATGTCCACTGTCTCCTCACCTCCTCTAACTGGAGCCTCTAGGCCACCTTTATCTACAACAGCAGCGCCACCTGGCAGTGCAGTAACAGCGAGGCCACTCGTCCATCACGGGCCAAGTCCTTTAGCATCGAAACCAGGTTCAGCAGCAGCCACCGCAGCATCTCCAGCTCCAGGAACTTCACCAGGAGCTCCTGCACCACAGCCTGGGCCAGCAGCTTCCACACATTCAAACACTCCTACCCCAAacaccccaaacacactccaGCCAGCCCCCAAAGTGGTCTCAGAGCAAGTCACGCCCACCATCCCCTCACCCATGGCTGTCAATGCCCCACTACCACCTTGCACGGTGGAGGATGAGGgcaagaataagaagaagaagagcaaagaagacaaaaagaaagagaaggaggaggagaagcagaAACTAAAGGATAAAAAGGAACGGGAGAagcaagagaaggagagagtcAAGAAGGAGAAGGAAAGATCggagaaggaaaagaaaaaagagaaaggagggaagaagaaggagaaggataAAGAGAAAGGAGGAGGGCCAGAGCCCGAGGAGAAAAACGGGGCCGCGGCTTCAAAGGATTCGTAG